A single Leptidea sinapis chromosome 2, ilLepSina1.1, whole genome shotgun sequence DNA region contains:
- the LOC126972648 gene encoding uncharacterized protein LOC126972648 translates to MASNMDDDTLALLGLALILKKNDTKNKRRKWCEHWLLKRKTYSHVNLINELKFEPEDFKNYLRMDEKTYLKLLEMVTPMIKKEDTVMGNSISAHERLSVTLRFLATGRSYEDLKFSTIISPQALGKIIPETCEALYKVLRRDYLKFPTSEEEWKEIAKMYEDRWNFPHCLGAIDGKHIAIVPPANSGSYFYNYKGQHSVVLVAIVNAKYQFMYIDIGMNGRISDGGVLQPTKFVEKLENSDLRIPSSELLTGSNRNLPYVFVADDAFPLRPDMIKPFRQTDLTSQERKILNYRLSRARRTVENAFGIMASRFRIFYTHINLEPENTDKVVKASCVLHNFLIEHSKK, encoded by the exons ATGGCATCGAATATGGACGATGACACGCTGGCGTTGCTAGGTCTTGCtttaattttgaagaaaaatgatACGAAAAACAAGCGAAGAAAGTGGTGTGAGCATTggttattgaaaaggaaaacatATAGTcatgttaatttaataaatgaattgaaATTTGAGCCAGAAGATTTTAAAAACTATCTTCGAATGGACGAGAAAACATACCTTAAACTACTTGAAATGGTAACTCCTATGATAAAAAAAGAAGACACAGTTATGGGAAATAGTATTTCTGCGCACGAAAGATTATCAGTTACATTGAGATTTCTCGCAACTGGTAGAAGTTATGAGGACCTGAAGTTTTCAACAATTATTTCGCCTCAGGCACTTGGTAAAATTATTCCTGAAACATGTGAGGCTTTGTATAAAGTACTTAGAAGAGATTATTTGAAG ttTCCTACATCTGAAGAAGAGTGGAAGGAAATAGCAAAGATGTATGAAGATCGATGGAACTTTCCTCATTGTCTTGGTGCAATAGATGGAAAGCACATAGCGATTGTTCCACCGGCTAATAGTGGatcgtatttttataattataaagggCAACATAGCGTAGTTCTTGTGGCAATTGTTAATGCAAAATACCAATTTATGTATATAGACATTGGCATGAATGGCAGAATATCCGATGGAGGGGTTCTACAACCCACTAAATTTGTTGAAAAATTAGAAAATAGTGATTTACGTATTCCAAGCAGTGAATTGTTAACAGGAAGTAACCGAAATTTACCATATGTATTTGTGGCAGATGACGCGTTCCCATTACGCCCCGATATGATAAAACCGTTTCGGCAGACAGATTTAACATCGCAAGAAAGAAAAATTCTGAATTACAGATTATCTCGTGCGAGGCGGACTGTTGAAAACGCTTTCGGGATAATGGCATCACGATTTCGGATATTTTATACTCATATAAATTTAGAACCCGAAAATACCGATAAAGTAGTGAAAGCATCTTGTGTATTACATAACTTTTTAATTGAACACTCAAAAAAGTAG